Below is a genomic region from Fusarium oxysporum Fo47 chromosome XI, complete sequence.
agaagatccagaagcgGGGAAAGTCATCCGGGCTGGCAAGGATACCGCAGAATATCAAGCAAAGCGTGAACCAAAGGTTGAGGATATTCATCGCTACCTCGGCAGCCTCAAATCCGGCAATAACAAGGTCAGTAAAGGTTgagctgagaaggaggaaaacGAGGATGAAAAGGAATGCCAGAGCGCCTCGCTCATTGACCTGGTCCATTGGCAGGGCGTTTCTGTAAAGACCAACAGGATAGTACCAGCAGAGATACATGAAGACCGACATGAGGCCGTTCCAGGGCAGTTCCACGATGATTTGGCTAAGCATGAATATTTTCCAGCTGTATACCTTTGATGGACGCTCTCGTGCTTCATAGAGGGAGCGCTGCGTCACGAATTGAGGCATCGTCTGTTGCGCAAGTTGACCAAACGTAATCAAGATGAGGAAAATAGAGAACATCTGGTTTTGAAGACCTTGCATCGAGTTAGACGCCCtgaagaaagcaaagccGATGAAGAGAGCGACGGTGATGGTCAGAGCTGCTTTGGAGTAGATGTAAGTGGGGGTCCGCCAGTACTGCTGGAAGACGCGATATGTAACCTCCCTCAGCTGCGTGGCATAATTGGCGGCGAATTCACGATAGCTGGCTGGGTCCTCGGACGTTTCAGGTGGAGGGCCTCGCTCAATAGTGAGGCGTCTGAGCTCGGTCTGAACAGACTGATATTCGGGGCTGTTTTTCCATGTGTCATACCAGTCAATATCAGTGTGGGAACCTGGGGCGGCACCAATCACTTGCAGCATCCATTCCGCTGGGTTTTCCTCCTTCGGGAAACGGACGCCGCTGTTTCGTTCAAAGTAAGGCGTCATTTCGTCCACATTGCCAAAGTAGACAGTCTTGCCACCTTTAGCAAGGAAGAGCAACCGATCAAATCGTTGGAATAGCATGGCTGAAGGCTGATGGATCGTGCACAGGATAGCTTGACCACTCTTGGTTAACTtttcaagaaggtcaagaataGCCCATGACGTCTGAGAATCAAGTCCCGAGGTTGGCTCATCCACAAAAAGCAATAGAGGCGGCTTTGCGACGAGCTCAATACCGATGGTCAAGCGCTTGCGCTGCTCTACATTGAGGCCTTCTCCAGGGGCACCAATGATAGCTTCTGCGCACTCCTCCAGATCAAGCAGCTTGATGACTTCCTCCACATAATCAAGCTTCTCTTGCCTAGGGATATGTTCAGGTTGGCGCAGGAGAGCACTGAAATTGAGAGCCTCCCGCACCGTGCTCGTCTGCAAGTGTAGATCCTGCTGCTGGACATAACCGGTCTTACGTTGGAAGGACGCATCGCGACTATAGCCGTCCACAAGCATCTCTCCGGTTATAACGCCAACAGATTTTCTGTCTGCCAAAACGTCCAAAAGGGTTGTTTTGCCAGCTCCCGATACGCCCATCAAGGCAGTCAAGGTACCGGGTTTGACCCAACCATCGACATGATCCAGAATTCGTTTGGTCTCTCCCTTGACTTGGACATCATAGGAGACGTTGCTCCAATGAAAGACTGATTTCTGCTCCTTTATAAGGCCATTACCGCTGTACTTGCCACCGCGTTGACGATCACGAGTAGTGACAGGACCGACGCGAATATCTTCGGGATCATCGCCGTGCTTTTCTTCGAGGGCAGCAGGCTTGTAGCCACGGCGGAAAACAAGCACTTCGCCCTTGGACTTTTTCTCTGCCACGAGCTCGGCAGCTACCAGGTATGTTATCAGGAAAAGGACCATGAAGGCGACGAGGATACCAAAGTTGCGCCAGCGATTTTCCCATTTGTAACCGAAGGCCGAGTCAATGTAGGCGTCACCGTTGACAATGTCGAGACCTGCCACGGACCCAACAGCGCTGCACACGcggttgctgctgctgacgTTCGCATAACCTGCAAGCGCGGGATTTGGTACGATGGCGGTGCAGCGGAAATTTCGGCCATGAAACTCGTTCGCCATCAAAGCATCGAAAGCGTAGGCCAAGGGATTGATGTATTTAATCCATCGAGACCAATCCAACATGTAGTCGTCTGGGATAACGAATCCTGTGAACATGACCAACGATAAGACGATGATCGAGGCCGGTACCATGGCCCCTGCCAATGATCGAGACAATGATGCAATGGTACGGAAGATCATGGACATGGTGAGAACAGTGAAGAATGAGAtcagaaggaagaagaagaaggccccTGGTTCTCGGTTCAGATTTGTCATGAAGTACAGGACAATATTGAAGACGATTGCATTGAGGACTTTGTAGGGCAAGTCGCAGGCCATAGAAGCAAATGCTTCTGCAGAGGGGTGGTAGAGGGCATATCTCGCATGTTTCTCTACAATCGGCCGTTGAGCGTAGAGGGTGTTAATCTAGAAGTCATTAGCACGGTCCTTTTCTCTAGCCGGGCTTGGTAAACACACCTCGAGGATACTCGAAAATGCATTGAGAAGC
It encodes:
- a CDS encoding ABC-2 type transporter-domain-containing protein, giving the protein MTGDKASPAGEDAPVITKREGGTTETSVTGFSTDMTEEKDRDTLIDPTEELERRASLVQHLARTYSVSAGAEDNPFVATEDSALNPTSPNFSSRAWAKALVNLVASSGASFRTAGVAFQNLNVYGYGRSTDYQKDVFNIWLSAVNFLTRITGQKKKRIDILRNFDGLVRKGEMLVVLGPPGSGCSTLLKTIAGETNGIYVDDVSYLNYQGITPEEMHSHHRGEAIYTAEVDVHFPMLSVGDTLTFASRARRPRTLPGSVQPNNFANHLRDVVMAMFGILHTVNTRVGNDFIRGVSGGERKRVTIAEAALSGAPLQCWDNSTRGLDSANAIEFCRTLRLQADMFDNSAVVSIYQAPQSAYDLFDKVLVLYEGRQIFFGPTAAARQYFIDLGFGYPLQATTPDFLTSMTSPQERIIRKGWEHRAPRTPDEFASSWKASVQYRELQAEIEEYKQAHPLGGADAEAFRASKRAQQARGQRAKSPYTLSYMQQIDLTMWRGWKRLIGDPSITLSSLFGNVIMGLIVSSVFYNLQPTTDSFFQRGSLLFFAMLLNAFSSILEINTLYAQRPIVEKHARYALYHPSAEAFASMACDLPYKVLNAIVFNIVLYFMTNLNREPGAFFFFLLISFFTVLTMSMIFRTIASLSRSLAGAMVPASIIVLSLVMFTGFVIPDDYMLDWSRWIKYINPLAYAFDALMANEFHGRNFRCTAIVPNPALAGYANVSSSNRVCSAVGSVAGLDIVNGDAYIDSAFGYKWENRWRNFGILVAFMVLFLITYLVAAELVAEKKSKGEVLVFRRGYKPAALEEKHGDDPEDIRVGPVTTRDRQRGGKYSGNGLIKEQKSVFHWSNVSYDVQVKGETKRILDHVDGWVKPGTLTALMGVSGAGKTTLLDVLADRKSVGVITGEMLVDGYSRDASFQRKTGYVQQQDLHLQTSTVREALNFSALLRQPEHIPRQEKLDYVEEVIKLLDLEECAEAIIGAPGEGLNVEQRKRLTIGIELVAKPPLLLFVDEPTSGLDSQTSWAILDLLEKLTKSGQAILCTIHQPSAMLFQRFDRLLFLAKGGKTVYFGNVDEMTPYFERNSGVRFPKEENPAEWMLQVIGAAPGSHTDIDWYDTWKNSPEYQSVQTELRRLTIERGPPPETSEDPASYREFAANYATQLREVTYRVFQQYWRTPTYIYSKAALTITVALFIGFAFFRASNSMQGLQNQMFSIFLILITFGQLAQQTMPQFVTQRSLYEARERPSKVYSWKIFMLSQIIVELPWNGLMSVFMYLCWYYPVGLYRNALPMDQVNERGALAFLFILVFLLLSSTFTDLVIAGFEAAEVAMNILNLWFTLCLIFCGILASPDDFPRFWIFLYRLSPFTYLVSGLLSTSVANTNVVCAANEFLSFDPPNGQNCGNYMATHIQAAGGYLQDINATANCRYCPMGDTNVYLASVKSPYSERWRNLGILFAYILFNAVGALAVYWLARVPKKGGLFGKKKED